The following coding sequences lie in one Paramormyrops kingsleyae isolate MSU_618 chromosome 15, PKINGS_0.4, whole genome shotgun sequence genomic window:
- the cracd gene encoding capping protein inhibiting regulator of actin dynamics isoform X2 codes for MATNANDADFEVTLPESAEHRQQGKFQPFKRLFRKKKKREATADFEEAGIKCSQSTGDVTNGILSDDEETNQHLRAVNTLGSRAISHESIFICEETSRIDTMSQENVSDKVRDLQGAVQTGVLDRAEGGTQATVLKSPRTKRAIPPAGTIESINLDAVPLSLTCLDSTAAKHKLSIKPKNQRVSRKHRRFTQDLQEVSMPGVLQEDTEPQTPGDGGGFTLKCEEPLWSEDELPIGSPEKSKKPKLNDEAQLLEDEWAVEERQTSRTQEVLEENRKTEDRELRKMEEDHQRKAEELRLQKEKKKKEEKEEMESRSKEEKRRIKNEEEVKRQQELEVELLNLEKERKLIEEEERRTLRDLEEQSRQQREAQRQEENRIPKKDNKEQKLEEKRRINEVELQSQDNERQKREQNGQGNQPAEQSKLTGASQEEGMGRTEASPEDTADSATWKQKAEELRWKEMDEKQRPFTFKVSSGEKQILFQRVNLSPVTPSRPQGNQTDFKETKTPPTRTGESPTLPCSLFVPHTAILVTGAQLCGAAVNLDQIKDPACKSLLGLTEDKKAISLPLSKGPVKTSAERKSGKTKSLNESSADQSSSAMLAEWASIRSKIFKRTENGDDLDQNIQHQNQPPSEDLSQKSLSGVHGNLRKTMSVNAKFSITPARQKFPDSSRASEEEQQKERQGGQVEPSPDTGVPLPDYPTSEAQNRTGKTVRIQDRTEGCMFAKDLPSFLVPSPPQSSLRSRSQSEAGNPVLCDSSWDSKPLSSEDKASPFGVKLRRTNYSLRFRSEQPVEKRKKRYSAGDSFDGIPSPLTPIDPDSSEKSSPSSPLRDGINQLGYTGITTESKFPAEQAPVPATRGDSERHHPKQLHSKPAIAPKPCSSSTPPPSPQVKGQAAALSAAATASARQESQEQDSSTGLLAKARLEEEGPKERKSFFPSISIPWREKGDRRVEVIKREKPFLQSRHSLDSGRIEQTRPHVTEHERQPEKETGPLWITLALQKQKGFREQQQSREERRQMREARLAEKQSKEEQGRQTDFTAGPLGKALNQKQLLQGLADPAFTKESGCSSPESREGSDGGGLAQKGGECGRGCGALGLFERREQLRKANTLPSTVDAADSTPAAPPVKDAVKRFPCVESAQVCTEPAWLALAKRKAKAWSDCPQIIK; via the exons atggcaacaaaCGCAAACGATGCTGATTTTGAGGTAACACTGCCTGAAAGTGCAG AGCACAGGCAACAGGGAAAATTCCAGCCCTTTAAACGTCTGTTccggaagaagaagaagcgagAAGCGACGGCGGACTTTGAGGAGGCCGGGATTAAATGTAGCCAGTCCACTGGAGACGTGACCAATGGGATTCTGTCTGATGATGAAGAGACCAATCAGCATCTGAG GGCAGTAAACACTCTCGGCTCCCGGGCCATctcccatgaaagcatatttaTCTGTGAAGAAACCAGCAGAATAGACACCATGTCCCAGGAGAACGTCTCAGACAAAGTGAGAGACCTGCAG GGTGCTGTCCAGACCGGTGTCCTGGACAGAGCTGAGGGTGGGAcccaggcaacagtgctgaaATCTCCCAGAACCAAAAGAGCGATTCCACCTGCAGGCACAATCGAGTCTATCAACCTGGATGCTGTGCCCCTCTCTTTAACCTGCCTCGACAGCACTGCAGCTAAACACAAGCTGTCCATTAAACCCAAAAACCAGAGGGTATCTCGCAAACACAGACGGTTTACTCAG GATCTGCAAGAAGTCTCAATGCCTGGTGTTCTGCAAGAAGATACAGAGCCACAGACACCTGGAGATGGTGGTGGATTCACATTGAAGTGTGAAGAACCTTTATGGTCAGAAGATGAGCTACCAATTGGATCTCCAGAGAAGTCAAAGAAACCAAAGCTCAATGATGAAGCTCAACTGTTAGAAGATGAGTGGGCTGTCGAGGAACGGCAAACCAGCAGGACACAGGAAGTTCTGGAAGAGAACCGTAAAACTGAAGATAGAGAACTGAGGAAAATGGAAGAAGATCATCAGAGAAAAGCAGAAGAACTGAGACTACAaaaggaaaagaagaaaaaggaagaaaagGAAGAGATGGAAAGCCGAAGCAAAGAGGAAAAAAGGAGGATAAAGAATGAGGAGGAAGTGAAACGACAGCAGGAGTTGGAAGTAGAACTGCTGAACTTGGAAAAAGAGAGGAAACTAATTGAAGAAGAGGAGAGAAGGACATTAAGAGACTTAGAAGAGCAGAGTCGGCAGCAGCGGGAAGCGCAAAGGCAAGAGGAAAATAGGATACCGAAGAAAGACAATAAAGAACAGAAACTAGAAGAGAAGAGGAGAATAAATGAGGTAGAACTACAAAGTCAAGACAATGAACGGCAAAAGCGTGAGCAAAATGGGCAGGGCAACCAGCCTGCTGAACAGAGCAAACTCACAGGAGCCTCACAAGAGGAAGGCATGGGCAGAACTGAAGCCTCCCCTGAAGACACAGCCGATTCTGCAACATGGAAGCAAAAGGCAGAGGAGTTGCGCTGGAAGGAGATGGACGAAAAACAGAGGCCTTTCACCTTCAAAGTGTCATCTGGAGAGAAGCAGATACTGTTCCAAAGAGTCAACCTGTCACCTGTGACACCCAGCAGGCCGCAAGGCAACCAGACGGACTTCAAAGAGACAAAAACACCACCGACTAGAACTGGAGAGTCCCCGACGCTGCCCTGCTCCTTGTTTGTACCACATACTGCAATACTTGTTACCGGGGCTCAACTTTGCGGTGCCGCGGTGAACCTGGACCAGATCAAGGACCCCGCTTGCAAGTCCCTGCTTGGTCTGACTGAGGACAAGAAAGCTATTAGCCTCCCCCTGAGCAAAGGCCCTGTCAAGACCTCAGCAGAACGCAAGTCGGGGAAAACCAAATCCCTGAATGAGTCTTCTGCCGATCAGTCCAGCTCTGCTATGCTGGCAGAATGGGCCAGCATTCgctcaaaaatattcaaaagaACTGAGAATGGAGATGACCTGGACCAGAACATCCAGCACCAGAACCAACCCCCAAGTGAAGATCTGAGCCAGAAATCATTGTCTGGCGTACACGGAAACCTCAGAAAGACGATGTCCGTTAATGCAAAGTTCTCAATTACACCTGCAAGGCAAAAATTCCCAGATTCAAGCAGGGCTTCTGAGGAAGAACAGCAAAAGGAGAGACAAGGTGGACAGGTGGAGCCTTCTCCAGACACTGGGGTGCCTCTCCCCGACTATCCAACCTCAGAGGCTCAGAACCGGACCGGTAAGACTGTTCGGATCCAGGACAGAACAGAAGGGTGTATGTTTGCGAAAGATCTGCCATCCTTCCTGGTCCCCAGCCCACCTCAAAGTTCCCTCAGGAGCAGATCACAGTCAGAAGCTGGGAACCCAGTGCTGTGTGACTCCAGCTGGGACAGCAAACCCCTAAGCAGTGAGGACAAAGCCTCTCCTTTTGGCGTCAAGCTAAGAAGAACGAACTACTCTCTCCGCTTCCGCAGTGAGCAGCCGGTGGAGAAACGGAAGAAGCGGTACAGTGCGGGGGACAGCTTCGATGGAATCCCGAGTCCTTTGACTCCCATCGATCCGGACTCATCAGAAAAGTCCAGTCCCTCATCTCCACTACGTGACGGTATCAACCAACTGGGTTACACTGGAATAACCACGGAATCCAAGTTCCCGGCCGAACAGGCCCCCGTCCCGGCCACGCGCGGTGACAGTGAGAGGCACCATCCCAAGCAGCTACACTCGAAACCCGCCATCGCACCAAagccctgcagcagcagcacaccTCCCCCGTCCccacaggtcaaaggtcaagctGCAGCACTGAGTGCAGCCGCAACTGCCAGCGCTCGCCAGGAGTCACAGGAACAGGACAGTAGCACAGGTCTCCTGGCAAAGGCCCGGCTAGAAGAGGAGGGGCCAAAGGAGAGGAAATCCTTCTTCCCATCCATCAGCATTCCCTGGAGGGAGAAAGGCGACAGGAGGGTGGAGGTTATCAAGAGAG AGAAGCCGTTCCTGCAGAGTAGACATTCCCTGGATAGCGGACGCATTGAGCAGACCAGGCCTCACGTGACGGAGCATGAGAGACAGCCGGAAAAGGAGACGGGGCCTCTGTGGATCACACTGGCccttcagaaacaaaaagggTTCAGGGAACAGCAGCAGAGTCGAGAGGAACGCCGACAGATGCGAGAAGCCAGACTGGCAGAGAAGCAATCCAAAGAGGAACAA ggccgACAGACTGATTTCACCGCTGGGCCCTTGGGCAAAGCCCTTAACCAGAagcagttgctccagggactggctgaccctgccttcACAAAAGAG AGCGGATGTAGCAGCCCAGAGAGCAGAGAAGGCAGCGATGGGGGGGGTCTCGCTCAGAAAGGCGGGGAGTGTGGCAGGGGATGTGGCGCTTTGGGCCTGTTCGAGCGCAGGGAGCAGCTGAGGAAGGCCAACACTCTCCCCAGCACTG TGGATGCTGCGGACTCCACACCTGCGGCTCCTCCAGTGAAGGATGCAGTGAAGCGCTTCCCATGCGTGGAGTCGGCGCAGGTCTGCACCGAACCCGCCTGGCTGGCCCTGGCCAAACGCAAGGCCAAGGCCTGGAGCGACTGTCCTCAGATCATCAAGTAA
- the cracd gene encoding capping protein inhibiting regulator of actin dynamics isoform X1: MATNANDADFEVTLPESAEHRQQGKFQPFKRLFRKKKKREATADFEEAGIKCSQSTGDVTNGILSDDEETNQHLRAVNTLGSRAISHESIFICEETSRIDTMSQENVSDKVRDLQRQIAQNIKFGQKPSSPRKSEDAGDSSDEEEVPGRPLQVLAQVEVEPVGAAGAVQTGVLDRAEGGTQATVLKSPRTKRAIPPAGTIESINLDAVPLSLTCLDSTAAKHKLSIKPKNQRVSRKHRRFTQDLQEVSMPGVLQEDTEPQTPGDGGGFTLKCEEPLWSEDELPIGSPEKSKKPKLNDEAQLLEDEWAVEERQTSRTQEVLEENRKTEDRELRKMEEDHQRKAEELRLQKEKKKKEEKEEMESRSKEEKRRIKNEEEVKRQQELEVELLNLEKERKLIEEEERRTLRDLEEQSRQQREAQRQEENRIPKKDNKEQKLEEKRRINEVELQSQDNERQKREQNGQGNQPAEQSKLTGASQEEGMGRTEASPEDTADSATWKQKAEELRWKEMDEKQRPFTFKVSSGEKQILFQRVNLSPVTPSRPQGNQTDFKETKTPPTRTGESPTLPCSLFVPHTAILVTGAQLCGAAVNLDQIKDPACKSLLGLTEDKKAISLPLSKGPVKTSAERKSGKTKSLNESSADQSSSAMLAEWASIRSKIFKRTENGDDLDQNIQHQNQPPSEDLSQKSLSGVHGNLRKTMSVNAKFSITPARQKFPDSSRASEEEQQKERQGGQVEPSPDTGVPLPDYPTSEAQNRTGKTVRIQDRTEGCMFAKDLPSFLVPSPPQSSLRSRSQSEAGNPVLCDSSWDSKPLSSEDKASPFGVKLRRTNYSLRFRSEQPVEKRKKRYSAGDSFDGIPSPLTPIDPDSSEKSSPSSPLRDGINQLGYTGITTESKFPAEQAPVPATRGDSERHHPKQLHSKPAIAPKPCSSSTPPPSPQVKGQAAALSAAATASARQESQEQDSSTGLLAKARLEEEGPKERKSFFPSISIPWREKGDRRVEVIKREKPFLQSRHSLDSGRIEQTRPHVTEHERQPEKETGPLWITLALQKQKGFREQQQSREERRQMREARLAEKQSKEEQGRQTDFTAGPLGKALNQKQLLQGLADPAFTKESGCSSPESREGSDGGGLAQKGGECGRGCGALGLFERREQLRKANTLPSTVDAADSTPAAPPVKDAVKRFPCVESAQVCTEPAWLALAKRKAKAWSDCPQIIK; this comes from the exons atggcaacaaaCGCAAACGATGCTGATTTTGAGGTAACACTGCCTGAAAGTGCAG AGCACAGGCAACAGGGAAAATTCCAGCCCTTTAAACGTCTGTTccggaagaagaagaagcgagAAGCGACGGCGGACTTTGAGGAGGCCGGGATTAAATGTAGCCAGTCCACTGGAGACGTGACCAATGGGATTCTGTCTGATGATGAAGAGACCAATCAGCATCTGAG GGCAGTAAACACTCTCGGCTCCCGGGCCATctcccatgaaagcatatttaTCTGTGAAGAAACCAGCAGAATAGACACCATGTCCCAGGAGAACGTCTCAGACAAAGTGAGAGACCTGCAG AGGCAAATAGCCCAGAATATAAAGTTTGGTCAGAAGCCGTCCTCTCCAAGGAAGAGTGAGGATGCTGGAGACAGTTCCGATGAGGAAGAGGTTCCTGGGAGACCTTTGCAAGTGTTAGCTCAGGTGGAGGTGGAGCCAGTGGGGGCAGCA GGTGCTGTCCAGACCGGTGTCCTGGACAGAGCTGAGGGTGGGAcccaggcaacagtgctgaaATCTCCCAGAACCAAAAGAGCGATTCCACCTGCAGGCACAATCGAGTCTATCAACCTGGATGCTGTGCCCCTCTCTTTAACCTGCCTCGACAGCACTGCAGCTAAACACAAGCTGTCCATTAAACCCAAAAACCAGAGGGTATCTCGCAAACACAGACGGTTTACTCAG GATCTGCAAGAAGTCTCAATGCCTGGTGTTCTGCAAGAAGATACAGAGCCACAGACACCTGGAGATGGTGGTGGATTCACATTGAAGTGTGAAGAACCTTTATGGTCAGAAGATGAGCTACCAATTGGATCTCCAGAGAAGTCAAAGAAACCAAAGCTCAATGATGAAGCTCAACTGTTAGAAGATGAGTGGGCTGTCGAGGAACGGCAAACCAGCAGGACACAGGAAGTTCTGGAAGAGAACCGTAAAACTGAAGATAGAGAACTGAGGAAAATGGAAGAAGATCATCAGAGAAAAGCAGAAGAACTGAGACTACAaaaggaaaagaagaaaaaggaagaaaagGAAGAGATGGAAAGCCGAAGCAAAGAGGAAAAAAGGAGGATAAAGAATGAGGAGGAAGTGAAACGACAGCAGGAGTTGGAAGTAGAACTGCTGAACTTGGAAAAAGAGAGGAAACTAATTGAAGAAGAGGAGAGAAGGACATTAAGAGACTTAGAAGAGCAGAGTCGGCAGCAGCGGGAAGCGCAAAGGCAAGAGGAAAATAGGATACCGAAGAAAGACAATAAAGAACAGAAACTAGAAGAGAAGAGGAGAATAAATGAGGTAGAACTACAAAGTCAAGACAATGAACGGCAAAAGCGTGAGCAAAATGGGCAGGGCAACCAGCCTGCTGAACAGAGCAAACTCACAGGAGCCTCACAAGAGGAAGGCATGGGCAGAACTGAAGCCTCCCCTGAAGACACAGCCGATTCTGCAACATGGAAGCAAAAGGCAGAGGAGTTGCGCTGGAAGGAGATGGACGAAAAACAGAGGCCTTTCACCTTCAAAGTGTCATCTGGAGAGAAGCAGATACTGTTCCAAAGAGTCAACCTGTCACCTGTGACACCCAGCAGGCCGCAAGGCAACCAGACGGACTTCAAAGAGACAAAAACACCACCGACTAGAACTGGAGAGTCCCCGACGCTGCCCTGCTCCTTGTTTGTACCACATACTGCAATACTTGTTACCGGGGCTCAACTTTGCGGTGCCGCGGTGAACCTGGACCAGATCAAGGACCCCGCTTGCAAGTCCCTGCTTGGTCTGACTGAGGACAAGAAAGCTATTAGCCTCCCCCTGAGCAAAGGCCCTGTCAAGACCTCAGCAGAACGCAAGTCGGGGAAAACCAAATCCCTGAATGAGTCTTCTGCCGATCAGTCCAGCTCTGCTATGCTGGCAGAATGGGCCAGCATTCgctcaaaaatattcaaaagaACTGAGAATGGAGATGACCTGGACCAGAACATCCAGCACCAGAACCAACCCCCAAGTGAAGATCTGAGCCAGAAATCATTGTCTGGCGTACACGGAAACCTCAGAAAGACGATGTCCGTTAATGCAAAGTTCTCAATTACACCTGCAAGGCAAAAATTCCCAGATTCAAGCAGGGCTTCTGAGGAAGAACAGCAAAAGGAGAGACAAGGTGGACAGGTGGAGCCTTCTCCAGACACTGGGGTGCCTCTCCCCGACTATCCAACCTCAGAGGCTCAGAACCGGACCGGTAAGACTGTTCGGATCCAGGACAGAACAGAAGGGTGTATGTTTGCGAAAGATCTGCCATCCTTCCTGGTCCCCAGCCCACCTCAAAGTTCCCTCAGGAGCAGATCACAGTCAGAAGCTGGGAACCCAGTGCTGTGTGACTCCAGCTGGGACAGCAAACCCCTAAGCAGTGAGGACAAAGCCTCTCCTTTTGGCGTCAAGCTAAGAAGAACGAACTACTCTCTCCGCTTCCGCAGTGAGCAGCCGGTGGAGAAACGGAAGAAGCGGTACAGTGCGGGGGACAGCTTCGATGGAATCCCGAGTCCTTTGACTCCCATCGATCCGGACTCATCAGAAAAGTCCAGTCCCTCATCTCCACTACGTGACGGTATCAACCAACTGGGTTACACTGGAATAACCACGGAATCCAAGTTCCCGGCCGAACAGGCCCCCGTCCCGGCCACGCGCGGTGACAGTGAGAGGCACCATCCCAAGCAGCTACACTCGAAACCCGCCATCGCACCAAagccctgcagcagcagcacaccTCCCCCGTCCccacaggtcaaaggtcaagctGCAGCACTGAGTGCAGCCGCAACTGCCAGCGCTCGCCAGGAGTCACAGGAACAGGACAGTAGCACAGGTCTCCTGGCAAAGGCCCGGCTAGAAGAGGAGGGGCCAAAGGAGAGGAAATCCTTCTTCCCATCCATCAGCATTCCCTGGAGGGAGAAAGGCGACAGGAGGGTGGAGGTTATCAAGAGAG AGAAGCCGTTCCTGCAGAGTAGACATTCCCTGGATAGCGGACGCATTGAGCAGACCAGGCCTCACGTGACGGAGCATGAGAGACAGCCGGAAAAGGAGACGGGGCCTCTGTGGATCACACTGGCccttcagaaacaaaaagggTTCAGGGAACAGCAGCAGAGTCGAGAGGAACGCCGACAGATGCGAGAAGCCAGACTGGCAGAGAAGCAATCCAAAGAGGAACAA ggccgACAGACTGATTTCACCGCTGGGCCCTTGGGCAAAGCCCTTAACCAGAagcagttgctccagggactggctgaccctgccttcACAAAAGAG AGCGGATGTAGCAGCCCAGAGAGCAGAGAAGGCAGCGATGGGGGGGGTCTCGCTCAGAAAGGCGGGGAGTGTGGCAGGGGATGTGGCGCTTTGGGCCTGTTCGAGCGCAGGGAGCAGCTGAGGAAGGCCAACACTCTCCCCAGCACTG TGGATGCTGCGGACTCCACACCTGCGGCTCCTCCAGTGAAGGATGCAGTGAAGCGCTTCCCATGCGTGGAGTCGGCGCAGGTCTGCACCGAACCCGCCTGGCTGGCCCTGGCCAAACGCAAGGCCAAGGCCTGGAGCGACTGTCCTCAGATCATCAAGTAA